Genomic DNA from Paenibacillus donghaensis:
ATCATTCACACAGCCATTCCCTTCGGTTTTACCTAGTACAGCAATCACTTCATCGGGATGGATAGCTGCCTGATCCACATAGGTTCTGAGCGTCTTCACATCACTTGGTGAGGCCATAGGCACGCGTGTAACTGAACATCTCATATCTCATCCGCCCTTTGCCAGAATATTAACTTCTTCTCTATCCAGCTAATGCACCAGAACAGCAGCAGGCCGCACACCGCTGAAGCTATAATCGCCGAGAACATCTGCGGAGTCTCCATATGATAGGACGAGACCAATACGACATAACCCAATCCTTTACTCGCACCTACGAATTCACCTACGATCGCACCTACAATCGCCAGAGAGGTTGATATCTTCAACGCAGAGAATACATAAGGCAGACTGCTGGGTAACGCAGCCTCCAGAAAATCTCCCATTTCGTACCTTTATAAGTAGAGAAGAGCTCCCAAGCTTCATATTCTATCGCCTTCAAGCCCTTAACGCTGTTTACGAGAATCGGGAAAAAGCAAATCAACATGGAGGCCACCACCTTCGAGGTAAACCCGGTGCCCAGCCATACCACCAGCAATGGAGCCAACGCCACAAGCGGTGTCGTTTTCAAGGCAATGGCCAGAGGGAACATGCCTTTCTCCAGCGTCTTGGAATGAACGAAGATAATCGCGGTTATAAAGCCAAGCATGTTAGCGAGAATAAACCCGGTTAAAGCTTCCGATAACGTGACCAGCAGATGTGAGCCTAACTTCAGATCAATGACCGCAAGGATAGCCGTAGGCGAAGGCAGCAGATATAAGGGAATATCAAATATTCTTACAGCAAGCTCCCACAAGACCAGGAATCCCAGAGCGAACCCGACAGGATACAACCCATTCTTTATTTTATTGATCATAGATGTTTGACCTGCTTTCTTAGCTCATGAACTGTCCGGGAGAACTCGGGATGATCTTCCATGCCCACTTCTCTTGGACGCGGAAGCGGTACTGGAATAATATCCACTACGCCCGTAGGCCGCGGAGACATCATGACAACTCTGTCAGACATCATCACCGATTCATGAATAGAGTGGGTGACCATAACAACTGTACTCAGGCTCGTCTCAGCGCTCTCCCATAAACGAAGAAGCTCGAAATTCAGTTTCTCCCGCGTGAATTCATCCAGAGCCCCGAAAGGCTCATCCATCAACAATACCGTGGGATCGGCAGCCAAGGCCCGCGCAATCGCGATCCTCTGCTGCATGCCTCCGCTCAATTGATGGGGATAGTGGTTTTTGAAATCCTGCAAGCCCACAAGCTGCAGCGCTCCTTCAGCTTTCTCCCGGGCTTCCTTCTTCGAGAACATCTTCTTATTCGTGCCTAAGCTCAGGGATAGCTCAATATTCTTGATGGCGGTTAGCCAAGGCATTAACACCGGCTTCTGAAAAACCATCCCCAGCGAGGGCGAATCCGAACCAAAGATTACTTCCCCTCCCTTGTCCGGCTGAAGCAGATTC
This window encodes:
- a CDS encoding ABC transporter ATP-binding protein, with the translated sequence MTDLKEINVTSALKREAAVTLKNCSLSFDTVPVLNNVNLDVYKNEFLTILGPSGCGKSTLLRLMLNLLQPDKGGEVIFGSDSPSLGMVFQKPVLMPWLTAIKNIELSLSLGTNKKMFSKKEAREKAEGALQLVGLQDFKNHYPHQLSGGMQQRIAIARALAADPTVLLMDEPFGALDEFTREKLNFELLRLWESAETSLSTVVMVTHSIHESVMMSDRVVMMSPRPTGVVDIIPVPLPRPREVGMEDHPEFSRTVHELRKQVKHL